In Gopherus evgoodei ecotype Sinaloan lineage unplaced genomic scaffold, rGopEvg1_v1.p scaffold_48_arrow_ctg1, whole genome shotgun sequence, the following are encoded in one genomic region:
- the SERTAD1 gene encoding SERTA domain-containing protein 1, with protein sequence MLAKGVKRPRGEMEGGDPEPRDPSAAPASSLFNISMVKLHQSLRHVEPNLRHLVLVANTLRRMQDQMQREAGGPMAPDSPEAPSVVDSPAPVSDSRDSGLEPCRQPPSDSQGDDLLLSAMDSSISTILEDLGQVEVLSPARPEEEQPLAGASGARQEPARTSAPCLGPLELLSSASYLLEDSLEDIFEDIDTSMYDCDLWSPTSLSGFKAFSGAEDSDSKALAGAEDRLDMSDLDYLMDVLVGGHAL encoded by the coding sequence ATGCTGGCCAAAGGCGTGAAGCGCCCGCGCGGGGAGATGGAGGGCGGCGATCCGGAGCCCCGAGACCCCAGCGCCGCCCCGGCCAGCTCCTTGTTCAACATCTCCATGGTGAAGCTGCACCAGAGCCTGCGGCATGTGGAACCCAACCTGCGGCACTTGGTGCTGGTGGCCAACACCCTGCGCCGGATGCAGGACCAGATGCAGCGGGAGGCCGGAGGGCCGATGGCCCCGGACAGCCCTGAGGCCCCGTCCGTGGTGGATTCTCCTGCCCCTGTCTCAGACTCGAGGGACAGTGGCCTGGAGCCCTGCCGGCAGCCACCCTCCGACAGCCAGGGGGACGATCTCCTCCTCTCTGCCATGGACTCctccatctccaccatcctggAGGACCTGGGTCAGGTGGAGGTGCTGAGCCCCGCCCGGCCCGAAGAGGAGCAGCCGTTGGCCGGCGCGTCTGGAGCCAGGCAGGAGCCGGCTAGGACCTCAGCCCCTTGCTTGGGCCCCTTGGAGCTGCTCAGCTCGGCCAGCTACCTGCTGGAGGACAGCCTGGAGGACATCTTTGAGGACATCGACACCTCCATGTATGACTGCGACCTGTGGTCGCCCACCAGCCTCTCCGGCTTCAAGGCTTTCTCCGGTGCGGAGGACTCGGACAGCAAGGCGCTGGCCGGCGCCGAAGACCGGCTGGACATGAGTGACCTGGACTACCTGATGGATGTGCTCGTGGGGGGACATGCACTCTGA